The proteins below are encoded in one region of Thunnus maccoyii chromosome 24, fThuMac1.1, whole genome shotgun sequence:
- the tmem237b gene encoding transmembrane protein 237B — METGGSKKMRPRELPPLPQRGQRALPTMPSQDTAGDVPVPKHKKKRVRKEANGVDDMDDQGMEMGGLGSRRVSEVGEQLTFESTNDAPPQRRRRKKKSATIDLEDDQADLVNGDTPDQTTDGEEVVKKTKKKKKSKVVESQLPDELDIEEDDIITDTPPPIPQHSLFSAPQGQSQPVGKVFVERNKRFQAAERSDWRKTSDQMENLADFQHIQPLWTTRDVSLRVHEGFRVFGLYCHGFLAGYAVWNIVVVYVLAGQHLTSLSNLLEQYNSLAYPSQSLLYMLLAISTVAAFDRVNLAKGSLALREFITLDPVALASFLYFSALVLSLSQQMTSDRINLYPAFNTTLWPPGSEHQILHPWVTVNLVVALLVGLAWIFIATRPETDYTECYLMAMEIEPPKLEDKSEMTA; from the exons ATGGAAACGGGAGGCTCGAAG AAAATGCGACCCAGGGAGCTGCCGCCTCTTCCACAG CGAGGGCAACGAGCACTTCCCACAATGCCGAG TCAAGACACAGCTG GAGACGTACCGGTaccaaaacacaagaagaagaggGTGAGGAAAGAGGCAAATGGAGTCGACGATATGGACG ATCAGGGGATGGAGATGGGAGGTCTGGGCAGCAGGAGGGTATCTGAGGTAGGGGAGCAACTCACCTTCGAAAGCACGAACGACGCTCCAccgcagaggaggaggaggaaaaagaaaagtgccACTATAG ATCTTGAAGACGACCAAGCCGACCTGGTGAACGGAGACACACCTGATCAGACCACCGACGGAGAGGAAGTAgtcaaaaaaaccaaaaagaagaa GAAGTCGAAAGTCGTTGAATCGCAGCTTCCCGATGAGCTGGACATAGAAgaggatgacatcatcaccgACACCCCGCCTCCTATCCCCCAGCATTCCTTGTTCTCGGCGCCGCAGGGCCAGAGCCAGCCGGTCGGAAAGGTTTTCGTAGAGAGGAACA AGCGTTTCCAGGCCGCAGAGCGCTCAGACTGGAGGAAGACCAGCGACCAGATGGAAAACCTGGCGGACTTCCAGCACATTCAGCCGCTGTGGACCACCAGAGACGTTTCTCTCAGGGTGCACGAAGGCTTCAG GGTGTTCGGTCTGTATTGTCACGGCTTCCTGGCGGGCTACGCCGTGTGGAACATAGTGGTGGTGTACGTGTTAGCCGGGCAGCACCTCACCTCTCTGTCCAACCTGCTGGAGCAGTACAACAGTCTGGCTTATCCATCCCAGTCTCTGCTCTACATGCTGCTGGCCATCAGCACAGTGGCCGCTTTCGACAG AGTGAACCTGGCCAAAGGCTCGTTGGCTCTGCGGGAGTTCATCACGCTGGACCCCGTTGCTCTCGCCTCGTTCT TATATTTCTCAGCGTTGGTCCTCTCTCTCAGCCAGCAGATGACCAGTGATCGAATCAACCTCTACCCGGCGTTCAACACGACGTTATG GCCTCCGGGATCAGAGCACCAGATTCTCCACCCGTGGGTGACAGTTAATCTGGTGGTGGCTCTATTAGTGGGTCTGGCCTGGATCTTCATCGCCACCCGACCCGAGACTGACTACACTGAGT GTTATCTGATGGCCATGGAGATCGAGCCTCCCAAACTGGAGGACAAATCAGAAATGACGGCCTGA